DNA sequence from the Salvelinus alpinus chromosome 7, SLU_Salpinus.1, whole genome shotgun sequence genome:
caggagtcctgtgtagctggccgctgctgctgctgtcgctgcccgtagccacgctgcttggtccgagttagctgggtggttctgtaacggcagtctaactcttcctcctcctcggacgaggagaggcgagaaggatcggaggaccaatgtgcagcgtggtaagtttccatgatttaataacccgaaaacaagacacaatacatacaaactaacaaacaaactaaccgtcacagtcccgtgtggtacaaacactgacacaggaaacaaccacccacaaaatccccaacacaaaacaagccacctatatatgattctcaatcagggacaacgattgacagctgcctctgattgagaaccatattaggctgaacacagaaacagacaaactagacacacaacatagaatgcccacccagctcacgtcctgaccaacactaaaacaagcacaacacataagaactctggtcaggacgttacaatacacatatttagcagatgttattgcgggtgtagcgaaatgcttgtagtcCAGGAGAGCTGGATCCTTGATCTCCTCATCAATAACTGTGCAAGAGCTGTGCATCAATAACTGCAATAAAGATATCACTTTTAATTAATAACCTCATAAGGATCAGACCCTTTTTTTCCCATTTTCGCCTagaatgacatacccaaatctaactgcctgtagctcaggacctgaagcaaggatatacatattcttgataccatttgcaaggaaacactttgaagtttgtggaaatgtgaaattaatgtcggaaattataacacattagatctggtaaaagataaaaacatgatttttttgttgttgtcccatcatctttgaaatgcatgaGAAAGGCCATCATGTACTATTCCAGGTTAATAATGTACTATTTTTGTCCAAAAAAATgtattcttcacattttcaaacagtccatttatattttccaacggggcagagtagcctcgtttcactgcccaaaataaaattaaaccatctagtgttcagcgaaataactaCACAACGTcaaatgcaggtagcctagtcaaataattaacatccaatcacattaaccgttactctctcgcaggaGCATCACCTTGAAAGAGTCCACTGATAACTTTATTAATGCAAAGGAAGAATTGCTCGATATTCATCAGTATGACGACTAACTGAAAATGCACCACTGAGCTGCTTAATCATGTTGAATGGATGGCTATTCGTTTTATAGTGCTGATAAGTGTTATATTCATGACTTCTCACCCCTCTCAtgatttccctctctctctcatttcctaaATACTTTGCGCTTTTCGAAACCATTTCACAGGTGTTCAGCTATAACGTCATATAAAAGTCTAAAATCTCATTACCAATTAAGTATTTCATGTTGAGGCGAACTGCACCAAAGATGTTAATCATGTTTAAACAGTACATAAAATATTCATGTTATGTATGATAAATCTTTATAGACTGTATCAGTTAGCTTGTGTTTCCATACTTGGCAATGACTAATACCTCTTCAGCCATCAATGACTTAAATGTGTCATTAGCCAACGTCTAATGTAAGAAACAAATCTAAGTGCTTTTGAGTCGTGCGCCACATAAGTCGTGCAAAGTCGGCTATGATAGACCAGGCTACCAGACACGATTATGTCTGGCTTTGTTCATTTGGGTATAATTGAAAACGATGTAAAAAGTATAGACAACATGTATAAGGATTATAAATAAGTATAAGAAGCCTTTTATGATGTTGCCCCCCACATTTTTTAAGAAGATCTTTGGGAAGATCTGTTTTCTTGTTGTATCAGCAATAGGGATTATAGTTTTGATCAAATCCAGCAGACATTTGACTCTTGACCTTTGACTCTTGGCTCAGTGCAAAGATAGCAAACATAGAACTGCATTTTCCTCTTTCCCTTTGGACTATACTTTCACAATATGTGACCATTCTGTATCTATTTCCTCCACACCCCGGAAACCACCATCCTCTTCTCCTGAATTAAGCATGTGATACATATTACACCAAACGGTGTTTGACAGCATCCCTCTCATTCCAAGTTCTTTCCAATAACACACTTTTTAGGGATCTGTCCTCTGAACTGTGGCTGTCCTTGGGTTTCTCAGCTCACTCGGTTCTCAGTTCACAGACCCATATGGACTCCCAAAGCTCATATTTAATGTAACTATATTCTGGAACGCTGCTATTTATAGGGTACTCCAAGGAACACATGAGATATTCAGCACTGCTGCATTCTTTCTGGTCACTTTGTGTGAGCGTCAGTAGGTAAGAGGGGGAGTACATGGGCACAATCTTTCCACTACTACTAGAAGATTTGTTGCGTTTGCTAATTGATCTAATCCCCTGCGCTTGCTGTCACTGTCACCTCCTCAAAAGCTGCGGTACGCGCAAAGGGAATCCGACAACACGGCACATGTATATTTCAAAGGCACAACTTGGGAATAAGTAGATTTAAGTAGATAACGTGTCATGTGTTTTGCTTTCTTTGGATGGGGCCTTCCTTTATTATGAACTGGGAATTCCTATTGGATGCTGTTCTTGATAAACTCACTTTGTATGAGTTTACAAGCCAGTTTGGCCTGGTGTGTCACACTGTTTTTCTTGCCAGTATGACAACATGTTATCAAAGTACAAATCACATTCCATTGTGAAATAATTTTAAGGTTTGCACCATACACTAGCTGACAACGACACAGGAAACCATTGAGTGTCACCAAGGAAACAGTGCAGACGAAGGTGCAGATAGTGAGTGAGGACACTGACTGATACTGTACAGAATATATGATATAACTTTTCTATGGGAAGAGCTTACTATAGGCAGGGCCGGGGGACTATAAGGTCACTGCTCTCAGGTCGGGAAAATGAACAAGCAATTGAAAGCATGTGGGAGTCCTGTAATGATGAACAGTGAGAAAATGGGTGAAATGAGAGAGGAATTTGAGCTATTTAAGTGCAAAAATGTGCAACTTATACTTACACCGTTTTTCACGTTTTCTGTTAAAAGATCCCTGAAGCCGCCATCCGACCACTATTTACACATGAAGCACGCAAGAACGTAACAGAAATCTTCAAATTCAATTTCAATGAAAGAGACAAGGTTGGGGTGAGCTGACAAGTCCACACAAACCCTTGGAAATGTACAAAAAAGCAAGTTGGAAAGATAAAAAAGAGGCCAACAATCTCTACCTTGAGGCGATTTCTATTTTTAGGAGGGACATGTCTGTTCAGATTAGGATCAGTGACAGGCATTTGCTGCCCTCTACTGGAGAGAAGTGTATTTAAAGCGAGAACGTCACTGTGGCAGAGCATAAATCCAGCACATGGCATATTCTATTGGTCTCATAACAATCTAGCATTGTATGATGGAATTGTAGATGTTAAAATGGCTTCTGCTGTATTTGGAATGTCTGGATTTTATCAAACATTTAATTACAGATTCAAAGCCAGACACATAACTTATCTGAGTGTGGATTCACGCAATAATAAATGGGGCTGATTGGACTTGGTTAGTATACATGGTAAAAGCTCAACTTACCCAGACGAATGTGTTGTTGGTTGATCAGTGCTGGCAGTAGTTGTGTTAGGAGTCAGGACAAAGTATTCAACTAGTGTACTTTACTGAAGGATTTTCCCCTCAGTACAGCTTTGCTGCCATCCTGTGTTCGTTTAGTGAGCTGATACAAGTTTTAACGTGTGTTAATATGAGAGAAATAGAAAAAACAACTTGATTACATGAATATAGAATTTTAATGTTGTGTTCAACAAATGAACAATCGTGTAATATTGTCAGACACAAGCCTAGACAAAACCTTTCTGATAACATTCAGATACTAGATTATAAAAATAAGCTTCACCTAAGCAAATAAATCAGAATTTCCTCTCTAACAATATTCAAATCAAACTAGTTTAAAGTACTAACTCAAATCTATTACTAATAAACTATTTTATATTCACTGTCAGAGAGAAAATATATCTGCTGTAACTTTGCAAATTGCATATCCATTTCTTACTTTTCCTATGTGCCATTGTGTTCTCACTACTTTATAAGAATACTGAGAAATACAGTAGGTCTTTAAAAGACTAAGCTTTTTAAAATTAGAGCATACAACCCATTAGGTGAAAACTGTAGCCTCTCAACCTGAAAAACCACTGAATAAATTCAACAACATCAGCTACACtatacacaagtatgtggacaccccttgaaattagtggattctgcgaTTTCAgcccacccgttgctgacaggtatataaaatcgagcacaccgccatgcaatctccatagacaaacattggcagtcatTGGATGCCACTGTCATTGGATGCCACTGTCACCTTTCCaccaagtcagttcgtcaaatttctaccctgctagcgctgccccggtcaacattaagtgttgttattgtgaagtggaaacatctaggaacaACAATAGAAAAAGTGACGTTTTTTCATGTAGGCCTACTCTTAAAAACCTCTTAAAGAttggccccttttttctcaattcttgcctaaaatgacatacccaaatctaactgcctgtagctcaggacctgaagcaaggatatgcatatcttggtaccatttgaaaggaaacactttgaagtttgaggaaatttgaatgtaggagaatataacaccttagatctggtaaaagatattacaaagaaaaaaacaaccgttcttttgtattgttttttgtaccatcatctttgaaatgcaagagaaaagccataatgtattattccagcccaggtgcaatttagattttggccactagatggcagcagtgtatgtgcaaagtgtcagactgatccaatgaaccattgcatttctgtaaaaaaaaaaaaaaaaaaaagacagccCAAATGATCCTAATTtgcttattaataacttttcatgctcaaaactgtgcactcccctcaaacaatagcatagtattatttcactgtaatagctactgtaaattggacagtgcagttagattaacaagaattgaagctttctgtcaatatcagatatgtccatGTCCTGGGAAATCTTcttgctaatcgcattagcctacgttagacCACCGTCCCGCAGGGGAACGCATAAATCCTGAAGAAGTTAACAAAACAAAAACTTGAACCCTCATCATTATAGGttttacttttaaaaatgtattcacaTTAGTCCTGAATGTATTGTGCATTAGCCATggtaacagagtgatgctgagactcagatatttcactttaaaatgtatggaaAAAAATTATTGcgaagttaaacaaaccatacaaatcTATGCacaagcagtggtggaaaaagtactcaattgtcatacttgagtaaaagtcaagacaccttaatagaaaatgactcaggtaaaagtgaaagtcacccagtaaaatactacttgagtaaaagtctaaaagtatttggttttaaatatacttaagaatcaaaagtaaatggaattgctaaaacatacttaagtatcaaaagtcaaaATCAAAGcacaaaccatttcaaattccttatattaagcaaaccagacggcaattttctcatttttatttattgacggatagccaggggcacactccaacagtcagacataatttacaaaagaaagcatttgtgtttattgagtccgccaggtcagaggcagtagggatgaccagggatgttctcttgataagtgtgtgaattggaccattttcctatcAAAATGTAACACATACATTTggctgtcagggaaaatgtatggagtaaaaagtaaatcattttctttaggaatgttgtgaagtaaaagttggcaaaaatataaatagtaaagtgaagtacagataccccaaaaaacgacttaagtagtacattaacatgttttacttttaaaaatgtacactgaaaatgatacaaaaacacatttacttgaagaacagtgcaggtGCAAATTTTGGTAAACGAATGACGGCACAAACTGCACAAACCGTCATTCTGTTGTTCCCTCTCGTCGGACCACTGCGACAGTCAGAGCAACTCCCTAGCTAACCCTCCCTCTAGCTATCTGTCCTTTCTtacgagagaaagagaagaggagccTTTTGAGGAAAAGATGCAAAATAAAGGTAGAGTGGTAATTCTAGAGGCCATCATCCATAGCGGAGTGCCATAACTTTCAAAATGTCCCCCTGGGTGCAAAATGTCTCCGTCTCATTTCTCTCAGAACCAAACCGTTCAGAGGTTTCTCCTCTCCACATTGTAACTCAATCTAAAAACATGTCATGTCCTCAAAGGCCTCACTTGCAGTGTTCTCTGTGAATTCAAAACAACTCGGACATAAAGGGAACCACAAATAAACGCCACAGCACGGCTTCAATGGGAACACATGGAGCTCGGACCCGGCCGAGCCCTGTACAGTTACAGTGAATAAATTCTGCCTCTGTGTTAGTTTTTGTCTTGTGTATCCCTCATAGGCTTCATTTAGCATAGTGCTCAAATAGCATTGGGAGACAGAGCGGGACCGTGCATCCCTATGGGCCGGGGCCACAGCAAGGAGCCTGATACTCTGTGCTCACAGTCCACAGGGAGATGGCGGAATGGCGGTGTCCCCTTCCGTCCCATCAGTACTTGTTAATCCCAAAGATCCGGACTCCGTGAAGCTGGGGGAGCTTGGGAATGAGCACGGTCATCAGGGAGACCGTGTTGACCACAAAGTGGTCCTGGTCGTATTTGGTGTAGAAGCTGGTgaggatgtagctagggggagaTGGAAGAATgtatgagggagagaaagaaagggtaGGTCAACGAGAGACTGACGGACTAGGGCCTTAGCTGCCAGCAAGCACATCAGGCACCACGGCAGTCCAGACTCCCACTGCCCACAGACTGGCTGGAAGAGGCTGCTGGGAGGATGCGGAAGTTATGAACAAGAACAGCAGGGAAACAAACAATGATTAAAAAATAGGTTTCACTTTCCAGTCCTACTCCTCCTTAAATACCAATGTAGCACGTTGCATGAAATTATACTTTATAAAGGGTTTATAAGTAGTAAATAGACTATTAGTTTATAAGTATAAAACAGTAATAAACATAAAACAGTGCAGCATATGGTACTGTAGGGGGTCCTTACAGGACGATGGGGGTGATGGTGAGGAACTTGCGTGAGGCAGTGAACTGGACACCATAGTCCATCTGCTCCCAGTATGTGTAGAAGCGAGCCTTGCTCTGGTCGGGAGTCTCAAATGGAGTTCCTTTCACCAAGTGTAACAACAGGTACAtgcactgcaacacacacaacacagaataCTTGGTCAGGAAAGCTTTAgctgttacagtgcattcggaaagtattcagaccccttccctttttcgacactttgtgacgttacagcctatttcactcatcaatctacacacaatatcacataatgacaaagcgaaaacagtttttttttaattttgttCCCATTTGTTACAAATAAAACACAGAagtatcttatttacataagtattccgacccttcgctatgaaactcgaaattgagctcaggtgcatcctgtttccattgattatccttgagatgtttctacaactttattggagtccacctgtggtaaattcaattgattggacatgatttggaaaagcccacagctgtctatataaggtcccacagttgacagtgcatgtcagagcaaaaaccaagccgtgtggttggaggaattgtccgtagagctcccagacaggattgtgccgaggaacagatctggggaagggtacaaaaaaaattatgcaggattgaaggtccccaagaacacagtggcctccatcattcttaaatggaagaagtttggaaccaccaagactcttcctagagctggctgtctggccaaactgagcaatcgggggagaagggccttggtcagggaggtgatggtcactctaacagagctccagtgttcctctTTGAAGATGATAAAGGCcttgcagaaggacaaccatctctgcactccaccaatcaagcctttatggtagagtggccagacggaagccactcctcagtaaaaggcacatgacagcccacttggagtttgccaaaaggcacctaaaggattcttagaccatgagaatcaagattcgctggtctgatgaaaccaagattgaacactttggcctgaatgccaagcatcacatctggaggaaacctggcaccatccctacggtgaagcatggtggtggtaacatcatgctgtggggatatttttcagctttGGGTACTgggagtcaggatcgagggaaagatgaactgagcaaagtacagacagatccttgatgaaaatctgctccaaagccctcaggacctaagactggggtgaaggttcaccttccaacaggacaacaaccctaagtacacagccaagacaacataggagtggcttcgggaacaagtctctgaatgtccttaagcgGCCCAGcaagaacccggacttgaacccgatcaaacatctctggaaagacctgaaaatagctgtgtagcaacactccccatccaacctgacagagcttaagaggatctgcagagaagaatgggagaaactccccaaatacaggtgtgccaagcttgtagagtcatacccaagaagactcaaggctgtaatcacttccaAAAGTGCTTCAAAAAAGCACAGaataaagggtcttaatacttgcgaaaatgtgatatttcagtttttcatttttttttaattgcaaagaattctaaaaaactgtttttgctttgtcattatggggcattgtgtatagattgacgagggacatgttttttttttatcccttttagaataaagctgtagcgtaacaaaatgtggaaaaagtcaaggggtttgaatacttttcgaatgcccTGTATATTTAAAATTGCATGGGCAAAAGTGATTCTATGATTTTTTTTAGTAGCCTACAACTGCAAATCGATGTATTTTAGGAAAGGGTGTGTAAGCTGATATAGTACTGTTCTGTAACTTTTATAGCAATGCAACTGCCATAAGAAATGGGGTAAATGTTCAAGACTGCCCCATGAACTATTGACTGTATTGACCTTCACTCTTCCCTCTCCTATTGACAGTACAGGAGTTTGCTTACAGAGACTACCATTGTGTAGATAACACTGACTGGACCATCCACCAACAGTACTTAGGTTATACAGTGGTGAGGTTTCACTGGTGCCCCTAGGCATAGCCTACTAGGGTGCCCACTACCCACCAGGTTGTGTATGATGTTGGTGAGGGTCCAAACCATGGGTATGCTAGCGAAGGGGATGCTGAGCAGGATGACGTGCAACAGGCCGATTCCCAGGAGGTAGGAGAGCCAGATGCCCCGGCTGTTCATCACCCGCGTGTTGGGGTTCACCTCGCTGTGAGCCGTGCCTACATTCATGACGTCAACACCCCAGTCACCACGCTCCTCGTCCGCCTGAGAAACAGAACAGAAGGGTGTGTGATGTAATTCCTCATAGGTATGCCGATCATGATGCATAATGCAGACAGTGTGACAAGGTTACAGCGTTGACTGTTCCATCCATGTACTGTTCATTAGATCCTATCGGGAGGGGTCCCTTTATAGGCTTGTCTAAGTAAGTTGGAATGTGGTGAACTAGGTTGTGTGTAACTTTGGGGAGGGAGTCTAGCTGAAATAATTACAACACAGTCATGACCCATTTGTAGGGCAGGCTGATTCAACTCCAATAGTGTACTTTCTTCATCAGTTCTGCCAAAAGTTTCCATTATCAAATTGAAATAATACATTATGATCTAACACATTGTATCGTGCACTACTGTATtccaataataatgataataataataagtaaatCAAGTAAATACAAATAGATAATAGCCTACTTACAGGAGAAAATGGCTTCAATCCGATCTTCAGTCCGTTATCACTATATTCCTCTTATTCGCTATGGATTCAATCCGATCTTCAGTCCGTTATCACTATATTCCTCTTATTCGCTATCTCCTTCACTGGTTAGGTAATTGACATCATTAGGTTGGACTGCTATATCGTTTCGATTAGTCCTTCATTCACATACCTTCTAATTGTGTCTTTATGCAATGTTATCCTTCAGGACATAGCCCGACATTCAAGCAAACAGTTCCACCCGGAGCCACTTTGTTCGTCTTGCGCAACACAGCACAATTCATATAAAACGTCATAATTTTTAGAGCCCCAAAATTGGGCATAATCTTTTTATTCGTTGCTCTTAGCGCCGATTAGTGCCTTTATATCACATGGGTAAAACTGACCAATTAAACGGGAATGCGTTGAAAAGCTGGGGATACGCCCCCTTGCAACGTCACAGGAATGGGAGTGAGAGGGCACTTTTCATGGGTAATTAAGTGGCACTATTTTTAATACGTTTTAAAATATAGCATTATAACACTATAGATATACCATCTCTGACTATTATCAATAGGTCAACCTTTGATATCAAAACAAATGGTATAGCCTTATTTTTACAGTAGTCCTACATAAATCACCAAGTAGTCACTGAGAAATGACAGAGCAAATGGTAATTACACAGTAATAAactattaatatatatattttcttaggAATTAATTAAATCCAGCAACACAGGCTGTAAGAGTTTTCAGTCTCTaacagctttccacacctggattgtgcaacatttgcccattactattttcaaaattcttcaagctctgtcaaattggttgttgatcattgctagacatccatgttcaggttttgccatagattttccggtaactcaaaactgtaactcggccactcaggaaaattgacagtcttcttggtaagcaactccactgtAGCTTTGGCCTTGTTTTTTGTGAATTcatgtgaattcatctcccagtgaattcatctcccagtgtctggtggaaagcagactgaaccaggttttcctctaagattttgcctgtgcttagctgcattccatttattttttattctgaaaaatatcCCAGTCCGACTACAAGCATACCCAttatcaggtttcaggtatgacccagatgcagacagtgtcgaagaaacaaaagtttatttctaatacagggtcaggcaaaagacaggtcaaaggcaggcagaggtcagtaatccagagaagGTGCAAAGGGGccagaacagcaggcagtctcagggtcagggcaggcaggggttaaTAATCCAGTTAGGTGaggcaaggtacagaacggcaggcaggctcagggtcagggcaggcagaacggtcaaaaccgggaagtactagaaaacaggagcaagaaacAGGCAGGAGCAGGGGAACAAACGTTGGTAGGTTtcacaaacaagacgaactggcaacagacaaacagagaacacaggtataaatacacagaggataattgggaagatgggcaacaatggggggggggggggggggggtagagacaagcacaaagacaggtgaaacaaatcaggGTGTTACAGTAAtcccccctctaggggcgccaacctggttgaccggggtgcgGGTGTTGGAAATCCACAATGAGGCCTGGGTCCAGAATGTCCCTggcggggacccagcacctctcccctGGGCcttaaccctcccagtcaaccaggtactggaacccCCTGCCCAGAGGTCGAACCTTCAGGAGAAGCCTCACCATGTACGTTGGTTGACCGTcgatgagacaggggagagggggggtcctggaaacaggagacaaaggactgtgagacatgggtttaacTCTGGACACAGGTGGGATGTATAtgaagggtacggggcaacagaagacaaacagcagaggggctaatgatttTGGAGATGGGAAACAGGCCGATAAACCAGGGGGAGAGTTTGCGGGATTCCACTcagaggggcagatcccgggtggacagccataccttctgcccgaAGACAATACCAGGGAGTCGGGGTCCGGTGGCGATCCGTTTGTCattgatacctggaggtggtctt
Encoded proteins:
- the LOC139581017 gene encoding ORM1-like protein 3 isoform X2, encoding MNVGTAHSEVNPNTRVMNSRGIWLSYLLGIGLLHVILLSIPFASIPMVWTLTNIIHNLCMYLLLHLVKGTPFETPDQSKARFYTYWEQMDYGVQFTASRKFLTITPIVLYILTSFYTKYDQDHFVVNTVSLMTVLIPKLPQLHGVRIFGINKY
- the LOC139581017 gene encoding ORM1-like protein 3 isoform X1; protein product: MNVGTAHSEVNPNTRVMNSRGIWLSYLLGIGLLHVILLSIPFASIPMVWTLTNIIHNLCMYLLLHLVKGTPFETPDQSKARFYTYWEQMDYGVQFTASRKFLTITPIVLSLFQPVCGQWESGLPWCLMCLLAAKALVRQSLVDLPFLSLPHTFFHLPLATSSPASTPNTTRTTLWSTRSP